TAAAAAGACCTCTTGCTAGAATAGCTTTAGGTGGAATGGAAGATGTGAATGAATTAAGAGGACATAGAAGAACCTACGTTGGAGCAATGCCTGGTAGACTTGTTACTTCTTTAATTGATGCAAAACAAATGAATCCTGTAATTGTATTGGATGAAATTGATAAAATAGGTGCTAATAATAGAGGCGATCCAAGTGCCGTAATGTTAGAAATTTTAGATCCTGAGCAAAATCATGAATTTAGAGATCAGTATTTAAACTTCCCAATTGATTTATCTCAAGCTATTTTTGTAGCAACAGCTAATGATGCCAGAAGAATTCCTCCTGCTTTAAGAGATCGAATGGAATTTATTGAATTATCTTCCTATACACCAAATGAAAAATATCATATTGCAAAAGACTATTTAGTTCCTCAAGAATTGGAAAAACATGGACTTAAAAAATCAGAAGTAAATTTAAGTAAACCTACGCTGGAAGTTATTATTGAAAAATATACAAGAGAAGCAGGGGTTAGAAACTTAAGACGTGTTTTTTCTAAATTATTTAGAAAAGCAGTAAAACAAATTGTAATGAATGAAGATTTAAAAAAAGTATCTATTACAAGTAAAAATATAAAAGAATATTTAGACAATCCTATTTTTGAAATAGATCAAGCAGACAAACAGAATCAAGTTGGTATTGCAAATGGTTTAGCATGGACTGCTGTTGGTGGCGATGTATTAAAAATTGAAGCCATTAAAATTAAGGGAAAAGGAATGTTAAGTGTTACTGGAAATTTAGGCGATGTAATGAAAGAATCTTCGCGTATTTCTTTTTCAGTAGTAAAAGTTTTAATTGATAACAATAAAATTAAAATTGATCAAGACAGTATTCCTTTAAATCTTAAAGAAAAAGATGACAAGATAAAATTAGATTCATCTGAAATTTATAAACGTTACGATATTCACTTACATATTCCAGAAGGTGCAACCCCTAAAGATGGCCCAAGTGCTGGAGCTATTATGGCTGTATCTATTGCATCTATTTTATCAGGAAAAAAAGTACGTTCTGATTTAGCAATGACGGGTGAGCTTACTTTAAGTGGAAAAGTATTACCTATTGGGGGATTAAAAGAAAAACTAATTGCTGCTTATAAAGCAAAAATGAAAACAGCATTAATTCCACGTAAAAACTACGAAAGGGATTTAGAAGATATTCCAGAAGAAGTAAAAGATGCTATGGATATTATTCCTGTTGATAATATAGATGATGTATTAAAATTAACGTTGGTATAGATTTTAAATGAGAAGAGGTGCAAGGCAAAGCCAAATAATAAATAATTGGTTTTCTCTTGTCACTATTATTTTGGTTACTGTTGTTTTAACTTTTTATCTTAGATATATAGTAAAAGAAAAACCAAGATTAAATTCTGCTCTAGCTTGTCAGTTGCTTAATAATAGCAGTGATAAAATTATAAATCAAAAATTATTAAATATCCAAGATGCTTTGATCTTAAAAGGAAGATATATTTTAGATGGGGGAATCTTAGAAGCCCTAAATAAAACTTCTTTTATAAAAAGTAAAATAAAACTATCAAAAAGCAACAGGTACTTTATGCAAGAACTTAATATCTTAAGTACCAATACTCATAAACATTATGTAAAAATCAAATACGAATTTATTGAAAATGAAGATATAAATAATAATAGTGTTGCAAGACTATTAACATCTTTTAGAATCAATGGTAAAGAATCTTTTATTATGAATACAGATTTACTATCTTATAATGAAACAAGTATAAAAGATGCTATCTCCTGTACAATAAAGGCTTTTAAACACAATGTTACAAAATATTAAAACATTTACTTTCACAAACATCATAATAGGCTTAACAGTCCTTATGTACTTAGTGCAAACCAATATTGAATAT
This genomic interval from Campylobacteraceae bacterium contains the following:
- the lon gene encoding endopeptidase La, whose translation is MELENYDEFPQELPLIIEDDVFLYPFMIAPLFLSDETNIKAVEYAIAENKLVIVSVSKAGFEGARKKDNFYDVGVIGNIMRKVSLPDGKIKVLFQGLVKGKISSFNEENSTFAQVEILENIVSKEEKINSLIDLLRDQVKKLSRLNSKFPADLIKTIDENNDASRIADLISSVLRVKKDEAYILFSEVNLEIRLIDLIETIKKECENLRIQKEITQKVNSKIEKTHKDYFLKEQIKAINQELGTDNKKDEEIKDYRKKLKKIKAHMPKDGYKETKKQIDKLSRMHQDSPDASLLQTYIEQVLELPFGKFANEKISVLNVEEQLNKDHYSLSKAKERISEYFAVKELLEKRNINNLMTKGTVLCFVGPPGVGKTSLANSIAKALKRPLARIALGGMEDVNELRGHRRTYVGAMPGRLVTSLIDAKQMNPVIVLDEIDKIGANNRGDPSAVMLEILDPEQNHEFRDQYLNFPIDLSQAIFVATANDARRIPPALRDRMEFIELSSYTPNEKYHIAKDYLVPQELEKHGLKKSEVNLSKPTLEVIIEKYTREAGVRNLRRVFSKLFRKAVKQIVMNEDLKKVSITSKNIKEYLDNPIFEIDQADKQNQVGIANGLAWTAVGGDVLKIEAIKIKGKGMLSVTGNLGDVMKESSRISFSVVKVLIDNNKIKIDQDSIPLNLKEKDDKIKLDSSEIYKRYDIHLHIPEGATPKDGPSAGAIMAVSIASILSGKKVRSDLAMTGELTLSGKVLPIGGLKEKLIAAYKAKMKTALIPRKNYERDLEDIPEEVKDAMDIIPVDNIDDVLKLTLV